In Cupriavidus taiwanensis, the following are encoded in one genomic region:
- a CDS encoding aspartate carbamoyltransferase catalytic subunit — protein sequence MTKTFRNPQLTKNGELKHLLSIEGLSRDMITHILDTASQFVSLSDSDRDVKKVPLLRGKSVFNLFFENSTRTRTTFEIAAKRLSADVLNLNINASSTSKGESLLDTINNLSAMSADMFVVRHASSGAPYLIAEHVAPHVHVINAGDGRHAHPTQGLLDMYTIRHFKKDFTNLTVAIVGDILHSRVARSDIHALTTLGVPEVRAIGPRTLLPSGLEQMGVRVFHSMEEGLKGVDVVIMLRLQNERMSGALLPSAQEYFKAYGLTPERLALARPDAIVMHPGPMNRGVEIDSAVADGPQSVILNQVTFGIAVRMAVMGIVAGNND from the coding sequence ATGACCAAGACGTTCCGCAACCCGCAGCTCACCAAGAACGGCGAACTGAAGCACCTGCTGTCGATCGAGGGGTTGTCGCGTGACATGATCACGCACATCCTCGACACCGCCAGCCAGTTCGTCTCGCTGTCCGACTCCGACCGCGATGTCAAGAAGGTGCCGCTGCTGCGCGGCAAGAGCGTGTTCAACCTGTTCTTCGAGAACTCCACCCGCACCCGCACCACCTTCGAGATCGCCGCCAAGCGGCTGTCGGCGGACGTGCTGAACCTGAACATCAACGCCTCGTCGACCAGCAAGGGCGAGTCGCTGCTGGACACCATCAACAACCTGTCGGCAATGTCCGCCGACATGTTCGTGGTGCGCCATGCCAGCTCGGGCGCGCCCTACCTGATCGCAGAACATGTGGCCCCGCACGTGCACGTGATCAACGCGGGCGACGGCCGCCATGCCCACCCGACGCAGGGCCTGCTGGACATGTACACCATCCGGCATTTCAAGAAGGACTTCACCAACCTGACGGTGGCCATCGTCGGCGACATCCTGCACTCGCGCGTGGCGCGCTCCGACATCCACGCGCTGACCACGCTGGGCGTGCCCGAAGTGCGCGCCATCGGTCCGCGCACGCTGCTGCCGTCCGGGCTGGAGCAGATGGGCGTGCGCGTGTTCCACAGCATGGAAGAGGGCCTCAAGGGTGTCGACGTGGTGATCATGCTGCGGCTGCAGAACGAACGCATGAGCGGCGCGCTGCTGCCCTCGGCGCAGGAATACTTCAAGGCCTACGGCCTGACGCCCGAGCGCCTGGCGCTGGCCAGGCCCGACGCCATCGTGATGCACCCGGGACCGATGAACCGCGGCGTCGAGATCGACTCCGCCGTGGCCGACGGCCCGCAGTCGGTGATCCTGAACCAGGTGACCTTCGGCATCGCCGTGCGCATGGCGGTGATGGGCATCGTTGCCGGGAACAACGACTGA
- a CDS encoding YqgE/AlgH family protein: MAKPEAPINLTNQFLIAMPGMADPTFSGSVVYICEHNERGALGLVINRPIDIDMATLFDKIDLKLEIQPVAHQPVYFGGPVQTERGFVLHDPVGVYVSSLAVPGGLEMTTSKDVLEAVANGSGPHRFLLTLGYSGWGAGQLEEELSRNGWLTVQADPEIIFSVPPDDRFAAAIRLLGIDFTMLSGEAGHA, encoded by the coding sequence CGAAGCACCCATCAATCTGACCAATCAGTTCCTGATTGCCATGCCCGGCATGGCCGATCCGACCTTTTCGGGTTCCGTCGTCTATATCTGCGAACACAACGAGCGTGGCGCGCTCGGGCTGGTGATCAACCGGCCCATCGACATCGACATGGCCACGCTGTTCGACAAGATCGACCTCAAGCTCGAGATCCAGCCGGTGGCGCACCAGCCGGTCTACTTCGGCGGCCCGGTGCAGACCGAGCGCGGTTTCGTGCTGCACGACCCGGTGGGCGTCTATGTCTCGTCGCTGGCCGTGCCCGGCGGGCTGGAGATGACCACCTCCAAGGACGTGCTCGAGGCCGTGGCCAACGGCAGCGGCCCGCACCGCTTCCTGCTGACGCTGGGCTATTCCGGCTGGGGCGCCGGCCAGCTTGAGGAAGAACTCAGCCGCAACGGCTGGCTCACCGTCCAGGCCGACCCCGAGATCATCTTCAGCGTCCCGCCCGACGATCGCTTTGCCGCCGCCATCCGGCTGCTGGGCATCGACTTCACCATGCTGTCCGGCGAGGCCGGGCATGCCTGA
- the ruvX gene encoding Holliday junction resolvase RuvX has translation MPDAVGRELPRDGTVLAFDYGEKKIGVALGNFITREARALTILPNITVEGRFEAVAALIQEWNPVQLIVGMPVNPEGGEQPSMKLARRFGNQLNGRFGLPVEWVDERYTSRAASMAGARRGELDAEAARIILQQYFDQFPL, from the coding sequence ATGCCTGATGCCGTGGGGCGTGAACTGCCCCGCGACGGCACGGTCCTGGCATTCGACTACGGCGAAAAAAAGATCGGCGTCGCGCTGGGCAACTTCATCACGCGCGAGGCGCGTGCCCTGACCATCCTCCCCAATATCACCGTCGAAGGCCGCTTCGAGGCCGTGGCGGCGCTGATCCAGGAATGGAACCCGGTGCAGCTGATCGTCGGCATGCCGGTCAACCCGGAAGGGGGCGAGCAACCGTCGATGAAGCTGGCGCGGCGCTTCGGCAACCAGCTCAATGGCCGCTTCGGGCTGCCGGTGGAATGGGTGGACGAGCGCTATACCTCGCGCGCCGCGTCGATGGCCGGCGCCCGCCGCGGCGAGCTCGATGCCGAGGCCGCCCGCATCATCCTGCAACAGTATTTCGACCAATTCCCGCTATGA
- the pyrR gene encoding bifunctional pyr operon transcriptional regulator/uracil phosphoribosyltransferase PyrR, producing MTQISVPDAESLYRKLLEQAQALIPESERARWSVAGIYSGGAWLAARLAADLQLPDHGVINVAFHRDDYAKKGLHSQAQPTTLPFSVDDRNILLIDDVLATGRTIRAAVNELFDYGRPARVALGVLVDRGGRQLPIAADLCATEMALPPGTTLVLSRQGEGAAAQFAFATEPTDSATG from the coding sequence ATGACGCAGATTTCCGTTCCCGACGCCGAGTCGCTGTACCGCAAGCTGCTGGAACAGGCGCAGGCACTGATCCCCGAGTCCGAGCGCGCGCGCTGGTCGGTGGCCGGCATCTATTCCGGCGGCGCCTGGCTTGCCGCGCGGCTGGCGGCGGACCTGCAACTGCCCGATCATGGCGTGATCAACGTCGCCTTCCATCGCGACGACTACGCCAAGAAGGGCCTGCACAGCCAGGCCCAGCCGACCACGCTGCCGTTTTCGGTGGATGACCGCAACATCCTGCTGATCGACGATGTGCTGGCCACCGGCCGCACCATCCGCGCCGCCGTCAACGAACTGTTCGACTACGGCCGCCCCGCGCGCGTGGCGCTGGGCGTGCTGGTCGACCGCGGCGGGCGCCAGCTGCCGATCGCCGCCGACCTGTGCGCCACTGAAATGGCGCTGCCGCCCGGCACGACCCTGGTGCTGTCGCGCCAGGGCGAAGGCGCCGCCGCGCAGTTCGCCTTCGCCACCGAGCCCACCGATTCCGCCACCGGCTGA